From the Vibrio vulnificus CMCP6 genome, one window contains:
- the uhpB gene encoding signal transduction histidine-protein kinase/phosphatase UhpB, giving the protein MRSYTITSLCGFFMTACAWFCLWVIAYYFVNDAELAILLFPFALRLGITLHTHTRFWPTIYLAEWGLTVALALLLDQPQWLMVLVASVLSIPVVCLAKKYYRGDHNQHLAIMAVIIVITASINVLAVGFHVQSVYMVWLASVTGGLMLLPMCYLLWNYLFQSPWSPLTSNLLANTVEFKVRHIVLYTVLLITSILIQTSLPDELKRFAPFCMAIPIIVLALRYGWQGALLATMLNSVALIAARSGVSNLEITDLLLSLSAQTLTGIMLGLAVQKQKDLNQQLRGELSRNQTLSRQLIQAEESVRRDVARELHDEIGQNITAIRTQASIIKRIDNLEMNIRCADTIEQLSLNVYDTTKRLLSKLRPKMLDDLDLKESVEQLTRELEFDNHGTQVQLDWQGDYHSLSDTLKVTLFRLCQEALNNAAKYAEATSIVIELSIRDELSLNIADNGIGFKTEECMKGMGIRGMQERVQALGGKMYIYSLNDQVTGAQIAITLPKV; this is encoded by the coding sequence ATGCGCAGTTACACCATCACATCACTGTGCGGTTTTTTCATGACCGCTTGTGCTTGGTTTTGTCTGTGGGTGATCGCCTACTACTTTGTCAATGACGCAGAGTTGGCTATTTTGCTGTTCCCATTTGCGCTGCGACTCGGCATCACGCTACACACTCACACCCGATTTTGGCCAACCATCTACTTGGCGGAATGGGGATTAACCGTTGCGCTGGCCTTATTGCTTGATCAGCCACAGTGGTTAATGGTGTTGGTCGCGAGCGTCTTAAGCATCCCGGTTGTCTGCCTAGCGAAGAAATACTACCGAGGCGATCACAACCAGCATTTGGCGATCATGGCGGTCATTATTGTCATCACTGCGTCCATCAACGTGCTGGCCGTGGGTTTTCATGTTCAATCGGTCTACATGGTCTGGCTTGCCAGCGTTACTGGCGGTTTGATGCTCTTGCCTATGTGTTATTTGCTCTGGAACTATTTGTTTCAAAGTCCATGGTCTCCGCTCACCTCAAACCTGCTCGCCAATACCGTGGAATTTAAGGTGCGCCACATCGTTTTGTATACGGTGTTACTCATCACCAGTATTTTGATTCAAACCAGTTTGCCGGATGAATTAAAACGATTCGCGCCGTTTTGCATGGCGATTCCGATCATCGTGTTGGCGCTACGCTACGGCTGGCAAGGCGCGCTATTGGCCACCATGCTGAACAGTGTGGCGCTGATTGCTGCACGCAGTGGTGTTTCCAATTTAGAAATCACCGATTTGTTGCTATCTCTGTCAGCACAAACCTTAACCGGCATCATGCTCGGCTTGGCGGTGCAAAAACAGAAGGATCTCAACCAACAACTGCGCGGAGAGCTATCGCGTAACCAAACGCTCTCCCGTCAGTTGATTCAAGCGGAAGAATCGGTACGCCGAGATGTGGCGCGAGAACTTCATGATGAAATTGGCCAAAACATTACCGCAATTCGAACGCAAGCGAGCATCATCAAACGTATCGACAACCTCGAAATGAACATTCGTTGTGCCGACACCATTGAGCAGCTCTCTCTCAATGTCTACGACACCACTAAGCGTCTCTTAAGCAAGTTGAGACCAAAGATGCTGGATGATTTGGATTTGAAGGAGTCCGTCGAGCAGCTCACTCGCGAATTGGAATTTGATAATCATGGCACACAAGTTCAACTCGATTGGCAAGGCGATTACCACTCGCTCAGTGACACTTTGAAAGTCACCCTCTTCCGTTTGTGCCAAGAGGCACTGAACAATGCCGCCAAATACGCGGAAGCCACGTCCATCGTTATCGAACTGTCCATTAGGGACGAGCTTTCTCTCAATATTGCAGACAACGGTATCGGCTTTAAAACCGAAGAGTGCATGAAAGGCATGGGCATTCGCGGTATGCAGGAGCGCGTGCAAGCTTTGGGCGGAAAAATGTATATCTATTCTCTTAACGACCAAGTGACTGGCGCGCAAATTGCCATCACATTGCCGAAGGTGTAA
- a CDS encoding MFS transporter, translated as MFGLFQSPSYTQAPLDKSQVDERYRYWRLHIMIGMYIGYAGFYFTRKTFNYAAPAMIVDLGLDKGDLGLIGTLFYITYGLSKFISGTISDRSNPRYFMGVGLIASGIINIVFGFSSSLIALSILWVLNAWFQGWGWPSCSKLLTTWYSRSERGFLWAIWNTAHNVGGALIPLLVGYLTFHFSWREGFIVPGIIGVLLGLIVCWRLRDKPTTQGLPTVGQWRHDALELAQEKHGQGLSYHEILTHYVFNNKYIWLLAFSYVLVYIVRTAINDWGNLYLTEQHHYSLINANAALSMFEIGGFVGSLVAGWGSDKLFGGNRGPMNLLFAAGIFLSVAALWLMPLTNFAFQAAGLFSIGFFVFGPQMLIGMAAAECSHKDSAGAATGFVGLFAYMGAALSGYPLALILEEYSWTGFFVTISICAAVIGLLLLPFLQAQPSRKPLAPKLRL; from the coding sequence ATGTTTGGACTGTTTCAATCTCCGAGCTACACACAAGCTCCCTTGGACAAAAGCCAAGTTGATGAACGTTATCGTTACTGGCGACTGCATATCATGATCGGCATGTACATTGGGTACGCGGGCTTTTATTTCACTCGCAAAACCTTCAACTACGCCGCGCCTGCCATGATTGTTGATTTGGGCTTAGACAAAGGCGATCTCGGTTTAATCGGCACACTTTTCTACATCACCTATGGCCTATCGAAGTTTATCTCCGGGACCATTTCTGACCGCTCTAATCCACGTTATTTTATGGGTGTGGGCCTGATCGCCTCAGGGATTATCAATATCGTGTTTGGTTTTTCCAGCTCGCTGATTGCGCTTTCCATCTTGTGGGTGCTCAACGCTTGGTTCCAAGGTTGGGGATGGCCTTCTTGTTCCAAACTCCTCACCACCTGGTATTCGCGCTCAGAACGCGGCTTCTTGTGGGCAATTTGGAACACAGCCCACAACGTGGGTGGCGCACTGATCCCATTATTGGTCGGCTACCTCACTTTTCATTTCAGTTGGCGTGAAGGCTTTATTGTTCCTGGCATTATCGGCGTGTTACTTGGCCTTATTGTTTGCTGGCGATTAAGAGATAAACCCACCACTCAGGGGCTGCCAACCGTCGGTCAGTGGCGTCATGATGCGCTCGAACTGGCTCAAGAGAAACATGGCCAAGGACTCAGCTATCACGAAATTCTCACGCACTATGTTTTCAACAACAAATACATTTGGTTGCTCGCTTTTAGCTATGTACTGGTTTACATCGTGCGCACCGCAATCAATGACTGGGGCAATCTCTACCTTACCGAGCAACACCATTACTCTCTGATCAACGCCAACGCTGCATTGTCGATGTTCGAGATCGGTGGCTTTGTTGGTTCTCTCGTAGCAGGTTGGGGCTCGGATAAACTGTTCGGTGGTAACCGCGGTCCGATGAATCTGCTATTTGCCGCCGGTATTTTCTTGTCTGTTGCTGCGCTGTGGTTAATGCCGTTAACCAACTTTGCCTTTCAAGCGGCGGGTTTATTCTCTATTGGCTTCTTCGTGTTTGGCCCACAAATGCTTATCGGCATGGCAGCCGCTGAGTGTTCTCACAAAGATTCAGCTGGCGCAGCCACGGGTTTTGTTGGTCTGTTTGCCTACATGGGCGCGGCGTTGTCTGGCTACCCGCTTGCACTGATTTTGGAAGAATACAGCTGGACCGGTTTCTTCGTCACCATCTCTATCTGTGCGGCGGTGATCGGCTTACTGTTGCTGCCCTTTCTTCAAGCTCAACCGTCTCGTAAACCACTGGCCCCCAAACTTCGCTTATAG
- the manA gene encoding mannose-6-phosphate isomerase, class I, which yields MNLNTISSKCFFKMDNKIQNYDWGSRSAIHDLFGFANDDHRPQAEVWMGTHPNGCSSIKGSDVSLSLADLIQHDQVAFLSEPTAKQYGDLPFLFKILSAERALSIQVHPSKCDAQTGFAREEQLGIPLDAAWRNYKDANHKPELVYALTDYQAMNGFRPFEEILVGFRQCHIPEINTYLEQFEQNTNEAGLRRFFIELLSMSKLRKQNALDQLVTYASLNQQQPTCQLIIELAEQYPNDVGLFAPLLLNVITLKPGEAMFLNARTPHAYIKGTGLEIMANSDNVLRAGLTSKHMDVEELVKCTDFVSKPVESLLTHAHIVGCEHHFPVPVKDFQFSVLSKPENQPMAMSSAEILMAIDADLTLVASNGETLTLSKGQSAFIPAYVKTYAISSSGRIARAFNG from the coding sequence ATGAATTTGAACACAATTTCATCAAAATGCTTCTTCAAAATGGACAATAAGATCCAAAACTACGACTGGGGAAGCCGCTCTGCTATTCACGATTTGTTTGGCTTCGCCAACGACGATCATCGCCCGCAAGCCGAAGTTTGGATGGGCACGCACCCCAATGGCTGCTCAAGCATTAAAGGAAGCGATGTTTCACTTTCGCTCGCCGATTTGATCCAGCACGACCAAGTCGCCTTTCTGTCTGAGCCAACCGCGAAGCAATATGGGGATTTACCGTTTCTGTTTAAGATCCTTTCAGCAGAGCGCGCCCTCTCCATTCAAGTTCATCCGAGTAAATGCGATGCGCAAACTGGTTTTGCAAGAGAAGAGCAACTGGGCATTCCACTAGATGCCGCTTGGCGCAACTACAAAGACGCCAACCACAAGCCCGAGTTGGTCTACGCCCTCACCGACTATCAAGCGATGAACGGCTTCCGACCCTTCGAGGAGATCCTTGTGGGATTTCGCCAATGTCACATCCCGGAGATCAACACGTATCTCGAGCAATTTGAGCAAAACACCAATGAAGCTGGCTTACGACGCTTTTTTATCGAGCTGCTCTCGATGAGCAAGCTTCGTAAACAAAACGCGCTCGATCAGCTGGTTACGTATGCCTCACTCAATCAACAACAACCCACTTGCCAGCTGATCATTGAACTGGCTGAGCAATATCCCAATGATGTGGGCTTGTTCGCACCATTGCTCCTGAACGTGATAACACTCAAACCCGGAGAGGCAATGTTCTTAAACGCAAGGACGCCTCATGCCTACATTAAAGGCACCGGGCTTGAGATCATGGCAAACTCCGACAACGTTTTACGCGCTGGCCTAACGTCCAAACATATGGATGTGGAAGAGTTGGTGAAATGCACCGATTTTGTCTCCAAACCCGTAGAGAGCTTGCTCACCCACGCGCACATTGTCGGTTGTGAGCATCACTTCCCCGTGCCAGTAAAGGACTTTCAGTTTTCGGTACTGTCAAAGCCAGAGAATCAGCCCATGGCAATGTCGAGCGCCGAGATACTCATGGCCATTGATGCCGATTTGACCTTAGTGGCCTCCAACGGTGAAACCCTAACATTAAGCAAAGGGCAATCGGCCTTTATTCCGGCGTACGTCAAGACTTACGCCATCTCAAGCTCTGGGCGTATCGCTCGTGCGTTTAATGGTTAA
- a CDS encoding transporter substrate-binding domain-containing diguanylate cyclase, with amino-acid sequence MMKKSAILLLAFSLIGLFSIFVSAKEQERKTLRVTNSKAWKPFSYLAEDGSPRGILIDLWKLYGEQNGVDIEFVLVDWNDSLTAVEEGKADVHAGMLWSEPRELRFDFAEPIMTINTQLYLSQRIITTDLNFFLTGDGNRGVGVVEGGYEEYFVQTHFPKLPLVRFKNNRLMMEAAFREEIDAFVADLQVANFYIYTTAQTVTFIPALYLYSGEIRPAVAEGSALLSTINAGFKVVGEELIERTITSWITVQTVYPKFLFPSILALFGLTSLAYIIVLKRAVKARTRELQLANENLLQLSQQDYLTQISNRRHFMEQLKNLSPEAVSVSVLIFDIDDFKRINDSYGHATGDLVIQNVATQVDETLPSDALYARIGGEEFAIVAFGLAFTDAQALAKKVCHVVEKLTFNNVPEGVTISLGCAYYPFSNGHIDLGMADKLMYQAKRLGKNQACVARLFD; translated from the coding sequence ATGATGAAAAAATCCGCAATATTACTGCTTGCGTTCAGCTTAATTGGCCTGTTTTCCATTTTTGTTAGCGCTAAAGAGCAAGAAAGAAAAACGCTTCGAGTCACCAATTCCAAGGCTTGGAAGCCGTTCTCTTATCTAGCAGAAGATGGGAGTCCAAGAGGCATCTTGATTGATCTCTGGAAGCTGTACGGTGAGCAAAATGGTGTCGACATTGAGTTTGTACTTGTGGATTGGAATGATTCGTTAACCGCGGTGGAAGAAGGCAAAGCAGACGTGCACGCTGGGATGTTGTGGTCTGAGCCAAGAGAGCTAAGGTTTGATTTCGCTGAACCTATTATGACGATCAATACTCAGCTCTATCTAAGTCAAAGGATCATCACGACAGATCTCAACTTTTTTCTCACTGGAGACGGTAATCGAGGTGTGGGTGTGGTGGAAGGGGGTTATGAAGAGTACTTTGTTCAAACTCATTTCCCTAAGTTACCGCTGGTTAGATTCAAGAATAACCGCTTGATGATGGAGGCGGCGTTTCGAGAAGAAATCGACGCTTTTGTTGCCGATCTCCAAGTCGCTAATTTTTATATCTACACCACTGCTCAAACCGTCACTTTTATTCCTGCACTTTATCTCTATTCCGGTGAGATTCGCCCAGCGGTAGCAGAGGGGAGTGCACTGCTTTCGACCATTAACGCCGGTTTTAAGGTGGTGGGGGAAGAATTGATAGAGCGAACGATCACCAGTTGGATCACGGTACAAACCGTCTACCCGAAATTTTTGTTCCCTTCGATACTTGCTCTTTTTGGGCTGACTTCCCTTGCTTACATCATCGTGCTGAAGCGAGCCGTCAAAGCAAGAACCCGCGAATTGCAGTTGGCAAATGAAAACTTGCTGCAACTCTCACAACAAGACTACTTAACCCAAATCAGTAATCGCCGTCACTTCATGGAGCAATTGAAAAACCTTTCACCTGAAGCCGTATCGGTTTCAGTACTGATTTTTGATATTGATGACTTTAAACGAATCAACGACAGCTATGGTCATGCGACGGGCGATCTGGTGATTCAAAATGTGGCGACGCAGGTGGATGAAACGTTGCCGAGTGACGCGCTTTACGCTCGTATTGGTGGCGAAGAGTTTGCCATTGTCGCGTTTGGTTTGGCGTTTACTGATGCACAAGCACTGGCTAAAAAGGTGTGCCATGTGGTCGAGAAGCTCACATTTAATAACGTTCCCGAAGGCGTGACTATCAGTTTGGGCTGTGCGTATTACCCGTTTTCCAATGGCCATATCGACCTAGGGATGGCTGATAAGTTGATGTATCAAGCTAAGCGGCTTGGCAAAAATCAGGCGTGCGTTGCTCGATTATTTGACTGA
- a CDS encoding threonine/serine exporter family protein codes for MPTQYRINKIVEIGDTLHRSGCAPYKVEKYAQYYAQKHDVDVMIQATPTAINYQFSDENNTVVMKRLKPASINLSLLANTIIRINQPSHEPVPEPVGYSKWVIAMANMGIPPAYLMLVGSTLEAVGIAFLLGLMVWLCQQVFHSRRSIAVEFFSALLTGICVAYLANSGLPIPVWALCVASVILFVPGLSIANSLECLAFNDLISGTSLLGQSALTLIKLFVGIVMGLNIGEAIWGQAESISYTNEVPFWMHIFGLFLLSISLGILFNARPIDILLGLPVAMLGMWGPFYLGFESGWVVGTWVTTVLITLYGTWLAKKMELTGSIYIVQGIIILVPGSRVLISASQSVFEQSILPIPSIGLSALFMFSAIVAGQITAYAIYSPKIEH; via the coding sequence ATGCCAACGCAGTACCGAATTAATAAAATCGTTGAAATTGGAGATACTCTGCATCGTAGTGGCTGTGCGCCTTACAAAGTAGAAAAGTACGCTCAATACTATGCGCAAAAACACGATGTTGATGTCATGATTCAGGCGACGCCAACCGCGATTAACTATCAGTTTTCTGATGAAAACAACACCGTCGTCATGAAACGCCTAAAACCAGCATCCATCAACTTAAGTTTGCTGGCAAATACCATTATTCGCATTAACCAACCCAGCCATGAACCTGTCCCTGAGCCCGTTGGCTATTCCAAATGGGTGATTGCGATGGCAAACATGGGCATACCGCCGGCCTATTTAATGTTGGTGGGCAGCACATTAGAAGCGGTGGGAATCGCGTTTTTGCTGGGGCTGATGGTATGGCTTTGCCAGCAAGTGTTCCATTCTCGTCGTTCTATTGCAGTCGAATTTTTCTCTGCCCTGCTTACTGGTATTTGTGTCGCGTACTTAGCCAACAGTGGATTGCCGATCCCCGTCTGGGCACTGTGTGTCGCCTCGGTTATCTTGTTTGTTCCTGGCCTATCCATTGCTAACTCTTTGGAATGTTTGGCTTTTAACGATTTAATTTCCGGCACCAGTTTACTTGGCCAGAGTGCGCTCACCTTAATTAAGCTGTTTGTGGGTATTGTCATGGGGCTGAATATCGGTGAAGCGATATGGGGACAAGCGGAGTCGATTTCCTACACCAATGAAGTGCCGTTTTGGATGCATATCTTCGGTCTATTTTTGCTGTCAATTTCACTCGGCATTTTGTTTAATGCGCGCCCAATAGACATCTTACTTGGCTTACCTGTTGCCATGCTGGGCATGTGGGGACCGTTCTACCTTGGTTTTGAAAGTGGCTGGGTGGTAGGTACTTGGGTGACCACGGTGCTAATTACCCTTTACGGCACTTGGTTGGCAAAGAAAATGGAGCTGACTGGCTCTATCTATATCGTACAAGGCATTATTATTTTGGTCCCTGGCAGCCGGGTATTGATCAGCGCCAGCCAATCGGTGTTTGAGCAGTCAATTCTACCAATCCCAAGTATTGGTCTCTCAGCGCTGTTCATGTTTTCTGCGATTGTGGCCGGACAAATCACCGCGTACGCGATTTACTCACCAAAAATTGAACACTAA
- a CDS encoding alternative ribosome-rescue factor A codes for MKKKQEYLAEVSVDTEIGRGTINDNALKALVTSQLFRTRVVKAKKGKGSFQRKAKHRGKEPYSKLIRESVLNRALSLSALSVQFLVSKSRTR; via the coding sequence ATGAAAAAGAAACAAGAATATCTCGCAGAAGTCAGTGTAGACACTGAAATCGGGCGAGGAACCATTAACGATAATGCATTAAAAGCATTAGTGACCAGCCAGCTATTTCGAACCCGTGTGGTCAAAGCGAAAAAAGGCAAAGGCAGCTTCCAACGAAAAGCGAAGCACAGAGGCAAAGAGCCCTACTCAAAGTTGATAAGAGAATCAGTTTTGAATAGGGCTCTTTCTTTATCGGCGCTTAGTGTTCAATTTTTGGTGAGTAAATCGCGTACGCGGTGA
- a CDS encoding cold-shock protein, translating to MSNTVTGTVKWFNETKGFGFIKQENGPDVFAHFSAIKGDGFRTLAEGQKVSFVISQGQKGPQAEEITLL from the coding sequence ATGTCTAACACAGTAACCGGCACCGTAAAATGGTTTAACGAAACTAAAGGCTTTGGCTTCATCAAGCAAGAAAACGGCCCGGACGTTTTTGCACACTTCTCTGCTATCAAAGGTGATGGCTTCCGCACTCTTGCTGAAGGTCAGAAAGTTTCTTTCGTCATCTCTCAAGGCCAAAAAGGTCCTCAAGCAGAAGAGATCACACTGCTTTAA
- a CDS encoding YaeQ family protein, whose translation MALKPTIYKFRINLTDINRDHFDTLSITTALHPSEKVERLAARLLAFCLHAQPELVFTKGLSTIEEPDVWKKELDDSIAVWIDVGEPEADRIKKATRQAKSVFVYSFNQKSSVWWEKHKGKFQQLPVSVCQFDADAIEQLANQLQRGSSLSVMISGNSVFIDGDSFHQQVDWQVLQSNE comes from the coding sequence ATGGCTCTTAAACCCACCATCTACAAATTCCGCATCAATCTCACTGATATCAATCGCGATCACTTCGATACCTTGTCTATCACCACCGCGCTGCATCCATCAGAAAAAGTCGAACGCCTCGCGGCCCGATTGCTCGCGTTTTGCCTGCATGCTCAACCAGAGCTTGTTTTCACCAAAGGTCTATCCACGATTGAGGAACCAGACGTCTGGAAAAAAGAGCTCGACGATTCGATCGCAGTGTGGATTGACGTCGGTGAGCCTGAGGCCGATAGAATTAAAAAAGCCACTCGCCAAGCTAAATCCGTGTTTGTTTATAGCTTTAATCAGAAGTCTTCCGTTTGGTGGGAAAAGCACAAAGGCAAATTTCAACAGTTACCCGTTTCTGTTTGCCAATTTGATGCCGATGCCATTGAACAACTCGCCAATCAATTACAACGTGGCAGCTCGCTGTCTGTCATGATCAGCGGAAACTCTGTGTTTATAGATGGCGATTCGTTCCATCAACAAGTCGATTGGCAGGTACTGCAAAGCAATGAGTGA
- a CDS encoding glutaredoxin family protein: MQLIRWFLGKLILLVDTLFSPKGLKRSPEAQSKVDEKATHYALYQFAACPFCVKVRRAMKRQSVTIELRDAKNDAQHRRELEQGGGKIKVPCLRIEENGQTRWMYESSDIVAYLEKTFP, from the coding sequence ATGCAGTTAATTCGTTGGTTTCTCGGTAAACTCATTCTTTTAGTGGACACGCTCTTCTCGCCAAAAGGCCTCAAACGCTCACCTGAAGCACAAAGCAAAGTCGATGAGAAGGCAACGCACTACGCACTTTATCAATTTGCCGCCTGCCCTTTTTGCGTCAAAGTACGCAGAGCGATGAAGCGACAATCCGTTACTATCGAGCTGCGTGATGCCAAAAACGATGCACAGCATCGTCGTGAACTGGAGCAAGGCGGCGGAAAAATCAAAGTGCCTTGTTTAAGAATTGAGGAAAACGGTCAAACACGTTGGATGTATGAATCGAGTGATATCGTGGCGTACTTAGAGAAAACTTTCCCTTAA
- a CDS encoding OmpA family protein — MKKQSLFACVLLSGCANLIVPPNMLDVAPKTNEELVYPEWGGEEVSPPPPQMMQAQKPQVQSDSLQSFLQRNAIQYQILPGDHIMIHLTETIHFKTGSAEVSPVSARWIGLLGNYLNQRSDVDIVIDGHADSTGTTGFNNSLSERRAEEVKKQLLMSRVPESRVYTRGYGEYLPACSNTSINGRKCNRRVELMLIVTK, encoded by the coding sequence ATGAAAAAACAAAGTTTGTTTGCATGTGTATTGTTGTCGGGGTGTGCGAATTTGATCGTACCGCCAAACATGCTCGATGTCGCACCGAAAACCAATGAGGAGTTGGTTTATCCTGAATGGGGTGGTGAAGAGGTTTCTCCTCCACCGCCTCAAATGATGCAAGCACAGAAGCCTCAGGTACAGTCAGACTCTTTACAATCGTTTCTGCAACGTAATGCGATTCAATACCAAATCTTACCTGGTGATCACATCATGATTCATCTTACGGAGACGATTCATTTCAAAACTGGTTCTGCGGAAGTTTCCCCTGTATCTGCTCGATGGATAGGGCTGTTAGGCAACTATCTGAATCAGAGAAGCGATGTGGATATTGTGATTGATGGCCATGCCGATAGCACGGGGACGACAGGTTTCAACAATTCTCTTTCTGAGCGTAGAGCAGAAGAGGTGAAAAAGCAGTTGTTAATGTCGAGAGTACCGGAATCCAGAGTCTATACTCGGGGTTATGGTGAATACCTTCCAGCCTGCAGTAACACCTCAATCAACGGACGCAAGTGCAACAGACGTGTCGAACTGATGCTGATTGTAACCAAATAA